GGTGGTGAAGCGTGCCCACTCGGTGCCGGGTTTGCTGTCGTCGTTCCAGTACAGCTTGGGGTGGGTACCCAGGATTTCGATGCCGCTGCGCAACAGCAGCGTCAGAAACAGCACGTTGAGCCAGTGGTCGACCCGCAGCCACACCGGATAGTCGAGCGTCGACATTGCTGGGCCTTCAGTCGTGCCAGCCCTGCCGCTGGGGATAGGCGACGTTGATGCCCAGCAGCACCGACATGTGCACCGCAACAAAGGCTCCCGCGAAGGCGAACGCGAACGTCGCAGGGGCGAAGTCCCACCGGCCCGTCACCGCGGTCAGCCCGGGCAGGCTGGCCGCGCGGCTCGCGAAGTACAGCACGACAACGACGACCGAGACCAGATCGCCGACAAACCAGCCCAGCTGTGGCGCGCGAGGCTTGAGGGCAAGCCACATCGCGCCGGCTGCCACCACGCAGGCAGCGATCGTCACGGCGCAGTAGACCACGAAATACCGCGGCAGCGCCTCGTGCGTGGCCATGACGTACGCGTGCGAGACGGCGATGCCCAACAGCAGCAGACCGCCCAGCCCGGTTACCGTGCGCGGCAGGTCGAACGCCACATAGCCATTGAGGCGAAGCCATCGATACAGCCGGCTGCGCCGCCACGTATGGACAATCATGTTGGCGAGAGGAACCACGGCGGCTACGTACCCCGCGGCGCCGCTCGGCAAACGCGTCTATCCGGTGCCGACGCCGACCGGCGGACGGCATCCGTCGGCGAGTCGATGCGCCGTCTCGAACAACAGCGCATGCACGAACGCCTGGGGTAGGTTGCCGCGCAGCTGGCGTTGGGCCACGTCAAATTCCTCGGTGAGCAATCCGGGTGGGCCGCAGGCGGTGCGGTTGCGCTCGAACCATCGAGCGGCGGCCACGTGGTTGCCGTGCTGATGATCGGCCAGGGCCATCAGGAAGCCGCACAGGAGGAAAGCGCCTTCGGCTTGGCCGAGTGGCCGCTGGTCGGGCTGAAACCGGTACACGAAACCGTCGCGACCCAGATCGGCACGTACGGCCTCGAGTGTGGCCACCGCGCGCGGATCGCCGGTCGGGATCGGCCCGCGGATCGACGGCATCAACAGTGCCGCATCGATCCGCGGATCATCCGGTGCGCGTTGCCATCTGCCACTCGGGTGTAGGCAGTCGGAATCGGCGTCGGTGACGAGCAGGTCAGCCAAGCGCTGCCACTCGGCACCCTGACGTGCGGGCGCCTGCTCAGCGATGCGCCGCAGCCCGGCCGCGCAGATCAGCCGCGAATGGGCCCAGCGCCGATTGTCTATCTCCCAGATGCCGGCGTCGGGCTCGCGCCAACGCTCTCCGATAGATCGCACCAGCGTTTCCGCCGCACGCCAGTGCGGGCTGTCCAGGCGGTCACACCTCGCGGCGGCCGCCAACAGCAGCAGCGCCTCGCCGAATGTGTCGAGCTGGAACTGCTCGGTCACCCAATTGCCGGTCTTGACATCGGCACCCGGATAACCCGGCAGGTCGAGCGGCTGTTCGCGCGGCGGTGGCTGGCCGATTACGGAATACGCGGGCCGAAGTCGCGGCCCGTCGGCAAGAACGCGTTCGCTGACAAAGCGGACGGCGTCGTCGAGCAGCGGATAGCTGCCGGCCGCGGCGACGGCCTGACCGGCGTAACACTGGTCGCGGATCCAGCAGTAGCGGTAGTCATAGTTTCGGCCTTGCTCAGCCCGTTCCGGCAACGACATCGTTGCCGCGGCCACCATCCCGCCGCCGCCGCTCGTCAAGCCGCGCAGCACTGCGTAGGCGGTCTGGGTGTCGAGATCGGCCAAGGTGCCCGAGAACGCGGGAACCGCGTTGGCCCAAGCCTGTTCGGTTTCTCGCCACGCGTCGTTGGGCCGCACGGCGGTTGTGGGCAACTCCTGGTCGGACACTTCTAGCACCAAGTCGAAGTCGTGTCCGGGCGCGACGTTCATGACCGCGTGCAGCGCGCCGTCGTCGCCGCGGTGGGCCTCGCCGGGGCCGGTCCACCGGAACCGGTGTCGTCCCGTCCGCCCGGTCCACACGCCATCGCTGTCGCACAGGTCGCGCATCGGCTCGACGCCGAAATCCGCGCGCAGGTCAAGGGTGACCCGCATCCGCATCGGCGCATCTAGCGCGACGATGCGCCGCAACAGCACCGCGGTGTGCGGGTCGCCCGGAAATGCAAGTGCCTCACGGCATTCCACGATCCCGTCGGTGGTAACCCAGCGCGACCGCCAGATCAGCGACCGCTGTTCGTAGCGGCCGCCCCACACGAACCGCGGGTGATCCGGTGACACGGCGTAGACACCGCGCCCGCCCAGCAACGAACACAACACCGCGGGGCTGTCCCAGCGGGGCAAGCACATCCAGCAGCAATCACCGCGCGGCCCGACGACAACTCCCCGTTCGCCGTCGGCGAGCAGTGCGTATTCCCGAAGCACGTGCGGCGCAAGCTCTTCGGCGAGTACTGGTTTTCCCTGCATCGTCACCCTTCCGCTCGCCCCGCCTTGCAGGTGCAAAACCGGGCATACCCGGTTTGCGTTGCGGGTAGACACCGGGCATGACTTCACGTGCCACCACCGCCGTTCCCGTCGAATCCGTGGAAGCCCGCGCCTACACGATTCCCACCGACGCACCCGAGTCCGACGGCACATTGGCCTGGGACTCGACGACCCTCGTGCTGGTGACGGCACGCGCAGGCGACAAGGTCGGGACCGGGTACACCTATGCGGACACACCCGTCGTGACCGTGGTGCGATCGAAGTTGGCAGACGTTGTCACCGGTCGCGACGCCCTGCAACCGCCCGCCCGATGGGCTGAGATGCAGCACGCGGTGCGCAACCTGGGCAAGCCCGGAGTGGTGGCCGAAGCCATCTCCGCCGTCGACATCGCGCTGTGGGATCTGCGGGCCCGGCTACTGGACGAACCGCTGACGATCGCGCTCGGCGCCGTCCACGACGCCACCCCGATCTACGGCAGCGGCGGATTCACCTCGTATGACAACGACACGCTGCGGGCCCAGCTATGTGGCTGGGTCGAGGCCGGGATCCCGCGAGTCAAGATGAAAGTGGGGCGCGACCCCGACGCCGACACCGCACGGGTGAGCGCGGCGCGGTGCGCGATCGGCGATGCCGCCGAGCTGTTCGTCGACGCCAACGGCGCCTACAGCCGCAAACAAGCGCTGCTGTGGGCGGGCCGCTTCGCCGAGTACGACGTGCGGTGGTTCGAAGAGCCGGTGAGTTCCGACGACCTCGACGGGCTGCATCAGTTGTGCGTGCAAGGCCCGGCGGGAATGGACGTCACTGCCGGTGAATATGGTTACCACTTACCGTATTTCCAGCAGATGCTCGATGCGGGCGCGGTGGACTGCCTGCAAGCCGACGTCACCCGCGCCCTCGGGATCACCGGGGTGCTCAAGGTCGGCGCGCTGTGCGACGCCCGCAGCATGGACCTGTCGTTGCATTGTGCTCCGCAAATCAGCGCCCACACCGGCACGGCGGTGTGGCGCATGCGGCACTTGGAGTATTTCCATGACCACGTCCGCATCGAAGGGATGGCCTTTGACGGCGCTTTGGCGCCGCAGCCAGGTGGCGTCCTGCGTCCGGACCGCAGCGCGCCGGGTCACGGACTGACCGTCAAGGAGGCAGACTTGGAGGGGTTCCGGGTGGTCTGATCGCGGTGTTGTGGTCTGTGCGGGCGCGAAATTCACAGCTCCGACTTAATTAGCCGGTGTAACGTCTTGCCCGGCTGGGACGAAGATGGTGTAGATCGCGGCCCGCGCGCGGTGTTCTCCTCCGATCAGACCGCGATGAGCCCAGGGACTTAGGAGGAGCGATG
This Mycobacterium xenopi DNA region includes the following protein-coding sequences:
- a CDS encoding oxidoreductase, with the protein product MIVHTWRRSRLYRWLRLNGYVAFDLPRTVTGLGGLLLLGIAVSHAYVMATHEALPRYFVVYCAVTIAACVVAAGAMWLALKPRAPQLGWFVGDLVSVVVVVLYFASRAASLPGLTAVTGRWDFAPATFAFAFAGAFVAVHMSVLLGINVAYPQRQGWHD
- a CDS encoding glycoside hydrolase family 15 protein; translation: MQGKPVLAEELAPHVLREYALLADGERGVVVGPRGDCCWMCLPRWDSPAVLCSLLGGRGVYAVSPDHPRFVWGGRYEQRSLIWRSRWVTTDGIVECREALAFPGDPHTAVLLRRIVALDAPMRMRVTLDLRADFGVEPMRDLCDSDGVWTGRTGRHRFRWTGPGEAHRGDDGALHAVMNVAPGHDFDLVLEVSDQELPTTAVRPNDAWRETEQAWANAVPAFSGTLADLDTQTAYAVLRGLTSGGGGMVAAATMSLPERAEQGRNYDYRYCWIRDQCYAGQAVAAAGSYPLLDDAVRFVSERVLADGPRLRPAYSVIGQPPPREQPLDLPGYPGADVKTGNWVTEQFQLDTFGEALLLLAAAARCDRLDSPHWRAAETLVRSIGERWREPDAGIWEIDNRRWAHSRLICAAGLRRIAEQAPARQGAEWQRLADLLVTDADSDCLHPSGRWQRAPDDPRIDAALLMPSIRGPIPTGDPRAVATLEAVRADLGRDGFVYRFQPDQRPLGQAEGAFLLCGFLMALADHQHGNHVAAARWFERNRTACGPPGLLTEEFDVAQRQLRGNLPQAFVHALLFETAHRLADGCRPPVGVGTG
- a CDS encoding enolase C-terminal domain-like protein produces the protein MTSRATTAVPVESVEARAYTIPTDAPESDGTLAWDSTTLVLVTARAGDKVGTGYTYADTPVVTVVRSKLADVVTGRDALQPPARWAEMQHAVRNLGKPGVVAEAISAVDIALWDLRARLLDEPLTIALGAVHDATPIYGSGGFTSYDNDTLRAQLCGWVEAGIPRVKMKVGRDPDADTARVSAARCAIGDAAELFVDANGAYSRKQALLWAGRFAEYDVRWFEEPVSSDDLDGLHQLCVQGPAGMDVTAGEYGYHLPYFQQMLDAGAVDCLQADVTRALGITGVLKVGALCDARSMDLSLHCAPQISAHTGTAVWRMRHLEYFHDHVRIEGMAFDGALAPQPGGVLRPDRSAPGHGLTVKEADLEGFRVV